In the genome of Massilia sp. W12, the window TTTGCGCAAGACACGATTTACGCCATGCTGCAAGATCGCCAGAACAATCTTTGGCTGGGCAGCGGGCAAAGCGGAATCTGGCAATGGCAGGAGCGCAATGCGCGCTGGCAAAACATGCCGGGTTTGCAGGAAACCCCGGTGCAGCATATCTGGCAAGACCGGCGCGACAATTTGTGGGTCGCCACCGCGCGCGGTCTGGCGTATTGGGATGCGTTGCAGGGCCGTTTTGAGTTTTGCCGCACCAGCGCGGGCCAGCCCATGCAAGCGTATGTCACCAGTCTGGCGGAGGAGCCGAACGGGCGCTTGTGGGTCGGCAGTCTGGCCGGATTGTGGCGCATCGAGCCGGAAACCCGGGTCATGATTCCGATGCACAGCGCGCCGAATGACAAGGCGGCCTTGATTTCTTCTGATATCCGGGGCGCTTTATGGGACAGTCGCGGCAATTTATGGCTGGCCACCGAGCGCGGTCTGGAGCGCATGCTGTCCTGGAGCGGCGGCACGGCCCGCTTTGAGCATGTGAATCAAGTCTATGGGCGCAGCCAGCAGGAGCTGGGCAATAATCTGCAACAGGATCAGCGTGGCCGCATTTGGACTGAAAAAGTCATGCTCGATCCGGTGCGTCAGCGTTTATACGAATTGGCGCGTGCGGATGGCATGGATATCGGCACGCCCTGGGTTGGATCGTTCAGCCAAACCAAAGACGGTTTATTGCTGTTCGCCGGCAGCAAGGGCGTGGCCTTGATTGACCCGGAAAATTTTCAGCCTGATTTGAGCGGCGCGCCGTTGGTGATCAGCGATTTGAAAGTGAACGGTCAGGCGCACAGCCAGCGCCGCCAATTGCGTCTGGAGCCGGATGTGCGCCATTTTTCAGTCGAATTCGCTGCGCTCGATTTTGCCGTTTCCGAGCGCATCCGCTACCGCTACTTTTTGCAAGGCTATGAAGATAGCTGGATCGAGACCGACGCCAGCCACCGGCTGGCGGCATATGGCCAGTTATGGCCGGGCAATTATGTCTTGCGGGTGCAGTCGCAAGACCGCTTTGGCGAATGGAATGAAGAACAGGAATTGCGCCTGCCGGTGCAAGTCTTGCCGGCGTTTTGGCAAACCTGGTGGTTTGGCGCGCTGCTGATGTTGCTGTTGTCGGCCAGTTTGTGGGCGGCGGCGCGCTGGCGCACCCTGCGTTTGCAACGTGAAGCGCAGCGCTTGCAGCAAAACATCCAGCAGCGCACTGCGGATATCTTGAAATTGGGCCGCATCGGGCAGGAATTGACCGCCACGCTTGATCTGGAGCAAAGTCTGGCCCGCCTGCATCAGCAAATCACGGCGCGCCTGGATGCGCATGCCTTCAAGGTCGGCCTGTATGACGCGGAACACGAAAGCATCCGCTTTGTGTATGAGATTGAAAACGGCGAACGGCTGCCGCAGATTGAAGTGCCGATGCGCGAAATGGCGCGTCCGGCAGTGTGGTGTGTGCGCGAGCGGCGTGAAATGATCATCAACCGGCGCGAACAGATGCTTGATTATGTGCCGAACATCCTGCCGCCCTCACAGGGCGCGCCAATGCAAACCGTGGTGTATCTGCCGCTGTTGGCGGAAAACCGCACCCTGGGTTGTTTGAGTGTGCAAAGTCCGCTGCCATATGCGTATGACAGCGATCAGCTGGAATTTTTGCGCGTGCTGGCCAGCTATACCGCGATTGCGATTTCCAATTCGCTGGCGCATGGCGAGCTGGCCGGCGCGCATCGCCATTTGCAGGAAACCCAGGCGCAATTGGTGCATGCGGAAAAAATGGCCTCGCTCGGTCAATTGGTGGCGAATGTGGCGCATGAGGTGAATACGCCGCTGGGCGCGATCAAGGCCAGCGGCGGCAACATCGCCAGCGATTTGCAAGCCTTGCTGGAAGAGGCCCCGGCCCTCTTCAAATTGCTGGATGACAGCTGCGAACAATTGCTGATGAGCCTGATTCACCATGCGCGCCAGGCGCATGAACTGCGCTCCAGCCGCAGCGAACGCCAGTTGCGGCGCGAATTGCAACGCAGTCTGGATGAAGAGGGCTTGCAACAATCCGGCCTGCTGGCCGATTTGCTGGTGCATATGCAGGCTGAGACGCGCTGGCGTGAGTTGCTGCCTTTGCTGCAGCATCCGCAGGCCGCTTTTATTTTGAGAAATGCCCAGCGTATCGCTGAATTGGCCTTGAGCGTGGTGAATATCAATCAAGCCGTGTCGCGCATTTCCAAAATC includes:
- a CDS encoding two-component regulator propeller domain-containing protein, which produces MGRLAAEYGADAGRFSVTHCACRYLFAPVHLCSAMTLMRRADFDLMEEEPVLHAPSDTWIGKAIRHLRLALCCLCGLLCSSQALAQAMPLPALPPPSGFDFLQAYFENVSKPDAIPNGIVSALSQDAQGWLWVATQNGLLRYDGYRFERFVSREGDAASLPGNYVRSLWPAPDGSLWVGTDNHGVARFNPASGGFERLNLDDGVARGAGMLHIEALRGDARGGVWIGSGQGLAYLAPGGQQLSWLRREQGLLDEQVRSLLIDKQGVLWIGSQRGLQRWRQGKLETIAMPDRNGRAQEVDVLALFQAADGKIWGGTRKHGAFWLDPAQAQANWPAAGAAAAVLSIAQPQHDQIWLGTRGQGILVLTADGRSVRQIRHDPSLAGALAHNEISSMLIDRDGGLWLGSWGGGLQRHPAGNSGLRLLRHSLVQADSLSASNVRSLLALQDGRLLLGISSQGVDVFERMRGRIDNRQFSQFFAQDTIYAMLQDRQNNLWLGSGQSGIWQWQERNARWQNMPGLQETPVQHIWQDRRDNLWVATARGLAYWDALQGRFEFCRTSAGQPMQAYVTSLAEEPNGRLWVGSLAGLWRIEPETRVMIPMHSAPNDKAALISSDIRGALWDSRGNLWLATERGLERMLSWSGGTARFEHVNQVYGRSQQELGNNLQQDQRGRIWTEKVMLDPVRQRLYELARADGMDIGTPWVGSFSQTKDGLLLFAGSKGVALIDPENFQPDLSGAPLVISDLKVNGQAHSQRRQLRLEPDVRHFSVEFAALDFAVSERIRYRYFLQGYEDSWIETDASHRLAAYGQLWPGNYVLRVQSQDRFGEWNEEQELRLPVQVLPAFWQTWWFGALLMLLLSASLWAAARWRTLRLQREAQRLQQNIQQRTADILKLGRIGQELTATLDLEQSLARLHQQITARLDAHAFKVGLYDAEHESIRFVYEIENGERLPQIEVPMREMARPAVWCVRERREMIINRREQMLDYVPNILPPSQGAPMQTVVYLPLLAENRTLGCLSVQSPLPYAYDSDQLEFLRVLASYTAIAISNSLAHGELAGAHRHLQETQAQLVHAEKMASLGQLVANVAHEVNTPLGAIKASGGNIASDLQALLEEAPALFKLLDDSCEQLLMSLIHHARQAHELRSSRSERQLRRELQRSLDEEGLQQSGLLADLLVHMQAETRWRELLPLLQHPQAAFILRNAQRIAELALSVVNINQAVSRISKIVFALKTFSQPGQSGKAMPVDLRASLENVLTLYQHQLRQIELQRDYQAIPHVPGWPEALAQVWTNLLQNALQAMQGRGRLRLIIRRQGHEAVVALSDSGCGIPAEIRERIFEPFFTTRAEGEGSGLGLDIVKKIIDKHQGRIEFVTEVGAGATFYVYLPFQTEAWPPN